A window from Cyprinus carpio isolate SPL01 chromosome A11, ASM1834038v1, whole genome shotgun sequence encodes these proteins:
- the LOC109110719 gene encoding migration and invasion-inhibitory protein: protein MAAFEQIDALRKQNKYFLRKLKKQTEQLRQLTLSCPDKVDETHSSVYEAFIAESGPHRAPLTERNGAQPPRASLSTAAKTTKTPKTPDERERDRKVDERERDSKEPTQSLDLSTYSSLLQDTANSRRKGQSRSVRLKLSKSAPLSPCDQRETDSTTTARLEMDPISERNIRPLLGYDWIAGLVDAESSLEDRSEQFFSDLGRFRLANRDECVHSLLSGFPSAADLASSSFDSDVLQPPTDSHQCTFCYRINSRLFAVPLDAQAACPVCKMLKSKHPQTQREPALIRVSIPRSTLLPAYKYKAHRRCSFDPSDSLGLPSHCLSGWSNPTLNSGSQMSGLDLRGSVAKPAPTGGSASSWIDNEPDSSLPNASRHGHSDQLQNVVRLPRYRFQQSDPKRPQPHGRSYTLE from the exons ATGGCCGCGTTCGAGCAGATCGACGCGCTGCGAAAGCAGAACAAATATTTCCTGCGTAAACTCAAGAAACAAACCGAACAACTGCGCCAGCTGACGCTCTCGTGCCCGGATAAGGTGGACGAAACGCACAGCTCGGTGTACGAAGCGTTCATCGCCGAAAGCGGCCCACATCGCGCGCCTTTAACGGAGAGGAACGGAGCGCAGCCGCCGCGAGCGTCACTATCGACAGCAGCGAAAACCACCAAAACACCCAAAACACCCG ATGAACGTGAGCGTGATCGTAAAGTAGATGAACGTGAGCGTGATAGTAAAGAACCCACCCAAAGTTTAGACCTGAGCACATACAGCTCACTACTGCAAGACACGGCGAACAGTCGCCGGAAGGGACAGAGCAGATCTGTGAGACTCAAGCTCTCCAAATCTGCACCTCTCAGCCCCTGTGACCAG AGAGAGACTGACAGCACAACGACTGCTAGGCTGGAGATGGATCCTATATCAGAGCGAAACATACGGCCTTTACTGGGCTATGATTGGATAGCAG gcCTAGTGGACGCTGAAAGCTCTCTTGAAGATCGTTCGGAGCAGTTCTTTAGCGATCTCGGCAGATTCCGTCTGGCCAATCGAGACGAGTGCGTCCACAGCTTGTTATCAGG ATTTCCATCTGCTGCTGATCTTGCATCTTCCTCATTCGACAGTGACGTGCTGCAGCCACCTACAGACTCACATCAGT GCACATTCTGCTACAGAATAAACAGTCGACTGTTTGCAGTTCCGCTGGACGCACAAGCCGCCTGTCCAGTGTGCAAGATGCTCAAATCTAAACACCCTCAAACTCAAAGAGAGCCTGCTTTAATCAG GGTCAGTATTCCTCGATCAACTCTGCTGCCAGCGTACAAATACAAAGCCCATCGCCGCTGCAGTTTTGACCCCTCTGACAGCCTGGGTTTGCCCTCG CACTGTTTGTCCGGATGGTCCAATCCCACCCTGAACTCTGGCTCTCAGATGAGTGGTCTGGATCTGCGGGGCTCCGTGGCGAAACCAGCGCCTACGGGAGGGTCAGCCTCATCCTGGATTGACAATGAACCG gattcatcCTTGCCCAATGCATCGAGACATGGGCATTCTGACCAGCTTCAAAATGTGGTTCGTTTGCCACGGTATCGCTTTCAGCAGTCAGATCCAAAGAGACCACAACCCCACGGCCGCTCCTACACTCTTGAGTGA